A window of the Chryseobacterium arthrosphaerae genome harbors these coding sequences:
- a CDS encoding endonuclease/exonuclease/phosphatase family protein, producing MKSNQILLFIHIAVAVLLLCTLGNAWISPNLLGNLNLLSLGFPYLMGTYILLTLVWVFKKQKIAVAFALGALIFYNPIRRWVNYSPKIENAKTIRDIKVLTFNVKYGDYGWDKVKDYIKEQNADIILVQEKDTNRAIKKDLVKYPSVILKTKHKIVRQAELIDEKSRGNSFFADVDINGKVIRIVNVYLEPFRLHKSMFTKLDALGMGNISTLLSHMVPTFQAHEEQVKKIRKIVDMSPYPVILAGDFNSVPNSYEYYNLGKDLQDAFLVAGKGSASSFHDYKVPLRIDYIFTSKSIIPLSYKVDHSVKLSDHYPVIAEFLLN from the coding sequence ATGAAGTCGAACCAGATATTACTTTTTATACATATCGCTGTTGCCGTATTGCTGTTATGCACCCTGGGAAATGCATGGATTTCGCCTAATCTTTTAGGCAATCTTAATCTTCTTTCTCTTGGTTTTCCCTATCTGATGGGTACGTATATTCTTCTTACACTGGTCTGGGTTTTTAAGAAACAGAAAATAGCTGTAGCTTTTGCCTTAGGTGCTCTTATCTTCTACAATCCTATCAGACGCTGGGTCAATTATTCTCCCAAAATAGAGAATGCAAAGACGATACGTGATATCAAAGTGTTAACCTTTAATGTGAAATATGGCGATTACGGATGGGATAAGGTAAAAGACTATATCAAAGAACAGAATGCCGATATTATTCTGGTTCAGGAAAAAGATACCAACCGTGCTATCAAAAAGGATCTGGTAAAATATCCTTCCGTTATCCTCAAAACAAAACATAAAATTGTAAGACAGGCTGAATTGATTGATGAGAAATCCAGAGGAAATTCCTTCTTTGCAGATGTGGATATCAACGGTAAAGTCATCAGAATTGTGAATGTATATCTGGAACCTTTCCGTCTTCATAAATCAATGTTTACCAAGCTGGATGCTTTGGGAATGGGAAATATCTCTACGCTTCTTTCGCATATGGTGCCTACTTTTCAGGCACATGAAGAGCAGGTGAAAAAGATCCGCAAAATAGTGGATATGTCTCCCTATCCTGTGATCCTGGCCGGAGATTTTAATTCGGTGCCCAATTCCTATGAATATTACAACCTGGGAAAAGACCTGCAGGATGCCTTTCTGGTTGCAGGAAAGGGGAGTGCAAGCAGTTTCCATGATTATAAGGTACCTTTGAGAATTGATTATATTTTTACCTCAAAATCAATTATTCCTTTAAGCTATAAAGTGGATCATTCTGTGAAATTATCGGATCACTATCCCGTAATTGCAGAATTTCTGTTAAATTAG
- a CDS encoding GH3 auxin-responsive promoter family protein has protein sequence MATKALFNTVVNWFIRQRIDQIQNFMDHPIETQKGILFSQLFHAEDTEYGKLYGFNSISSYQDFKNKVPIVTYEDFEPYIEKARQGQKDVSWPGYIKHFAKSSGTTNAKSKFIPISTESLEYCHMKAGKDMVSIYANNHPENQLFNYKNLRLGGSSELYADFNTKFGDLSAILIDNLPFWVEITTTPSKKVSLMGEWESKLRAITSEVKNEDVGSILGVPSWMMVLLQRVLKETNVTNVSELWPNLEVFFHGGISFKPYREQYRQIIGKNINYYEIYNASEGFFGIQDRSDSDEMLLMLDYGIFYEFIPMDQFHFSNPKVVSLEDVEVGKNYAMVITTNGGLWRYLIGDTVVFTSTNPFRIKITGRTKHYINAFGEELMITNVESALSKACEVTGAQITDFTGAPVFMKENEGGAHEWIFEFSQYPDDLDRFTDAFDEHLKKINSDYEAKRYNNMTLRRPIVHIAKDNLFYNWLESKGKLGGQNKVPRLSNDREYIDPLLELNRR, from the coding sequence ATGGCAACCAAGGCACTTTTCAATACAGTAGTCAACTGGTTCATCCGTCAAAGGATAGACCAGATCCAGAATTTCATGGACCATCCCATTGAGACGCAGAAAGGTATATTGTTTTCCCAGCTGTTTCATGCGGAAGATACCGAATACGGTAAACTCTACGGATTCAATTCTATTTCAAGCTATCAGGATTTTAAAAATAAAGTCCCTATTGTGACCTATGAAGATTTTGAACCTTATATCGAAAAGGCAAGACAAGGGCAAAAAGACGTAAGCTGGCCGGGCTATATCAAGCATTTTGCAAAATCTTCCGGGACAACAAATGCCAAGAGCAAATTTATTCCTATTTCTACAGAAAGCCTGGAATATTGCCATATGAAAGCCGGAAAAGATATGGTGTCTATTTACGCCAACAATCATCCTGAGAATCAGCTCTTCAATTATAAAAATTTACGTTTGGGAGGAAGCTCCGAACTGTATGCAGATTTTAACACAAAATTTGGCGATTTATCAGCTATTTTAATCGATAATCTTCCGTTTTGGGTAGAAATCACTACCACTCCCAGCAAAAAAGTTTCTTTGATGGGAGAATGGGAAAGCAAACTGAGAGCTATTACTTCTGAAGTAAAAAATGAAGATGTCGGAAGTATCCTGGGCGTTCCCAGCTGGATGATGGTTCTTCTACAAAGAGTCCTGAAGGAAACCAACGTAACTAATGTTTCTGAGCTATGGCCTAATCTTGAGGTGTTTTTTCACGGCGGAATCAGCTTCAAGCCCTACAGGGAACAATACAGGCAGATCATCGGAAAAAACATCAATTACTACGAAATTTACAATGCTTCTGAGGGCTTCTTTGGGATACAGGACAGATCCGACAGCGATGAAATGCTTCTGATGCTGGATTACGGAATTTTCTATGAATTTATTCCCATGGACCAGTTCCATTTTTCCAATCCGAAAGTCGTAAGCCTGGAGGATGTGGAAGTTGGAAAAAACTATGCTATGGTTATTACCACCAATGGAGGCCTATGGAGGTATCTGATTGGCGACACAGTCGTATTTACTTCAACCAATCCGTTCAGAATAAAAATAACGGGCAGGACCAAGCATTATATTAATGCTTTTGGTGAAGAGCTGATGATTACTAATGTAGAATCTGCATTATCTAAAGCATGTGAGGTTACAGGCGCCCAGATTACAGATTTCACAGGAGCTCCTGTTTTTATGAAGGAAAACGAAGGTGGTGCCCATGAATGGATTTTTGAATTCAGTCAGTATCCTGATGATCTGGATCGTTTTACCGATGCTTTCGATGAGCATTTAAAGAAAATAAATTCAGATTATGAAGCCAAAAGATACAACAATATGACACTCAGAAGACCGATCGTTCATATTGCTAAAGATAATTTATTCTACAACTGGCTGGAATCCAAAGGTAAACTGGGAGGTCAGAACAAAGTTCCGAGACTGAGCAATGACAGGGAATATATTGATCCTTTGCTGGAACTCAACCGAAGGTAA
- a CDS encoding endonuclease/exonuclease/phosphatase family protein: protein MKIFRLILLILHIGILFLLLATLLNAYIPPKVFPWFNLLSLGFPILMILYILLTVFWVFSWKKRTFVFMFVGLAFLNPVKRWINYAADKKGNADIKIVSFNTRSGGGKVGGAIPFLKSQNADVMLLQEDGGDAYKFEGYEKVNPGVGLTILSKYKIISHKIIESHDEDVKVPGLQADIEIEGKIYRFVNIHLQSFHFEKDMVKLNGNADTNEQKVKDIVKTLIPTFKKHQTQVALIREVIDNSPYPVILAGDFNSVPNSYEYYHLSDGLEDAFIEAGKGSATSFHDYKFPIRIDYVFSSKSLSAVSYKVDRSVSLSDHYPVIVKFSTGNK, encoded by the coding sequence GTGAAGATTTTCCGACTCATACTTCTGATTCTCCATATTGGAATTCTGTTTTTGTTGCTGGCGACTTTACTGAATGCCTATATTCCGCCTAAGGTTTTTCCGTGGTTTAATCTGCTGTCCCTGGGTTTCCCGATACTGATGATACTGTACATCCTACTGACGGTCTTTTGGGTATTCAGCTGGAAAAAAAGAACTTTTGTCTTTATGTTTGTGGGGCTGGCTTTTTTGAACCCTGTAAAAAGATGGATTAATTATGCTGCAGATAAAAAAGGAAATGCGGATATAAAAATAGTTTCTTTCAATACCAGATCCGGTGGAGGAAAAGTAGGAGGGGCCATTCCCTTTCTGAAATCACAGAATGCAGATGTTATGCTTCTTCAGGAAGATGGTGGAGATGCATATAAATTTGAAGGTTATGAAAAAGTGAATCCGGGAGTTGGTCTTACTATTTTATCTAAATATAAAATCATCAGCCATAAGATCATAGAAAGTCACGATGAAGATGTAAAAGTTCCGGGATTGCAGGCTGATATAGAAATTGAAGGTAAAATATACCGGTTCGTTAATATCCATCTTCAATCCTTTCATTTTGAAAAAGATATGGTAAAGCTTAACGGAAACGCTGATACCAATGAGCAAAAAGTAAAAGATATTGTGAAAACGCTCATTCCTACTTTTAAAAAACACCAGACTCAGGTTGCTTTGATCCGGGAAGTTATTGACAATTCTCCATATCCCGTTATCCTTGCCGGAGACTTCAACTCCGTTCCCAATTCCTATGAATATTATCACCTGTCTGATGGGCTTGAAGATGCTTTTATTGAGGCAGGAAAAGGAAGTGCAACGAGCTTTCACGATTATAAATTTCCCATCAGGATAGATTATGTTTTTTCCTCAAAATCACTAAGTGCGGTTTCCTACAAAGTTGACCGTTCTGTCAGTCTTTCAGATCATTATCCGGTCATTGTTAAATTTTCAACAGGAAATAAATAA